A genomic stretch from Candidatus Eremiobacterota bacterium includes:
- a CDS encoding bifunctional aspartate transaminase/aspartate 4-decarboxylase, whose amino-acid sequence MKSAEEKLYESLSPFELKNKLIDLAEDHTERLMLNAGRGNPNWVATTPREAFFQLGLFAVEETKRAFDLPGLGGSPEGKGAALRFEEFLKRNPAAPGISFLGQAYEYACREIKLNADDFIGEMVDAIMGDHYPTPDRMLRNTTGIVRKYLDQELFNGNPPPGKFELFAVEGGTAAMAYIFNSLVENRLLHRGDRIAIGTPIFTPYIEIPRLNDYDFVELEVKQDENLTWQFPDEEIEKLEDPSVKAFFLINPSNPASVRVSESTLQKIAGLVTTKRKDLIILTDDVYATFVNGFRSLASAAPHNTILVYSYSKYFGATGWRLGVIALHEENVLDRKIALLPEEDRKALHARYEHVELDPDAMKMIERMVADSRSVALHHTAGLSTPQQVMMALFSLFCLVDGKGEYKKATQGIVKKRFRTLYDAVGIAVPDNEYMARYYATIDVPAIAKARYGDEFARFLVERNEPIDFVVRLAEEKSIVLMDGGGFDAPRMSVRVSLANLPDEAYEKIGRGISDLLADYHRRWESDRH is encoded by the coding sequence ATGAAAAGCGCGGAAGAGAAATTATACGAGAGCCTGAGTCCTTTTGAGCTGAAAAACAAGCTGATTGATCTTGCAGAGGACCATACGGAGCGGTTGATGCTGAATGCCGGAAGGGGGAACCCGAACTGGGTGGCGACGACGCCGAGAGAAGCTTTTTTCCAGCTGGGGCTCTTTGCCGTCGAAGAGACGAAGAGAGCTTTCGACCTGCCCGGCCTCGGGGGGTCGCCTGAGGGCAAGGGCGCCGCGCTGAGGTTTGAAGAGTTCCTGAAGAGAAACCCGGCTGCCCCGGGAATCTCTTTCCTCGGGCAGGCCTATGAGTATGCCTGCAGAGAGATCAAGCTCAACGCCGACGATTTTATAGGAGAGATGGTGGACGCCATCATGGGCGATCACTATCCCACGCCTGACAGGATGCTCAGGAACACCACCGGGATTGTGAGAAAATATCTTGATCAGGAGCTGTTCAACGGGAATCCTCCCCCGGGGAAGTTCGAGCTTTTTGCCGTTGAGGGAGGCACCGCCGCGATGGCCTATATATTCAACTCCCTCGTGGAAAACAGGCTCCTTCACAGAGGGGACAGGATCGCCATCGGGACACCGATCTTCACACCCTATATTGAGATTCCCCGGCTCAATGATTATGACTTCGTCGAGCTTGAAGTAAAACAGGATGAAAATCTCACCTGGCAGTTCCCCGATGAGGAAATTGAAAAACTTGAAGATCCTTCCGTAAAGGCTTTCTTCCTGATCAATCCCTCGAACCCGGCTTCGGTGAGAGTCTCTGAAAGCACGCTGCAAAAAATAGCCGGCCTGGTTACCACGAAGCGTAAGGATCTCATCATCCTTACCGATGATGTCTATGCGACCTTTGTGAACGGCTTCAGGTCCCTGGCATCCGCGGCTCCTCATAATACCATCCTGGTCTATTCCTATTCGAAATACTTCGGTGCAACGGGCTGGAGGCTCGGGGTGATCGCTCTCCATGAAGAGAATGTCCTGGACAGGAAAATCGCATTGCTGCCGGAGGAGGACAGGAAGGCGCTCCATGCCCGTTACGAGCATGTGGAGCTTGATCCTGACGCCATGAAGATGATAGAGAGAATGGTTGCCGACAGCCGCTCCGTTGCGCTTCACCATACCGCGGGCCTCTCCACGCCGCAGCAGGTGATGATGGCCCTTTTTTCGCTTTTCTGCCTTGTTGACGGGAAGGGTGAATACAAAAAAGCCACACAGGGCATCGTGAAGAAAAGGTTCAGGACGCTCTATGACGCGGTAGGCATTGCAGTCCCCGATAATGAATATATGGCCCGCTATTATGCCACTATCGATGTTCCGGCCATTGCAAAAGCAAGGTATGGCGATGAATTTGCCCGCTTCCTCGTGGAGAGAAATGAGCCGATAGATTTCGTGGTGAGGCTTGCGGAGGAAAAATCCATTGTCCTTATGGACGGAGGCGGTTTTGATGCTCCCCGCATGTCGGTGCGCGTGTCGCTTGCGAACCTTCCTGATGAAGCCTATGAAAAAATAGGCAGGGGCATCAGTGACCTGCTTGCCGATTACCACAGGCGCTGGGAATCAGATCGGCATTGA
- a CDS encoding histidine phosphatase family protein has translation MLKLNRTLILLLLALWLCQTSAIAGDRLIFTVVLIRHGDRTPVNDIPADPCPWKLGLGELTPLGIHQEYLLGKELRARYVDELKLLPPRYEPNMIHALSTDLNRTIMSAQSFLCGLYPPGTGPLLDDGSPALPGAYQPVPVRTLPSDQNTLLLGYEKNKEKVKQMMESLVYPTDEWKKMTATCAHKFPRWSALFGAPVTSLEDLIKPGDNLYIRLLKGVSIPRELTQSDAREIVRLYQWAMAEAFRPGEICRLVTGEFFRTLTAHMEKAAEGTQGARLVLYSAHDTTIMPVMSALGTPLDSQAPYASHICFELYRRPDGHYVKVRFNGKDLVVRGTGGKTPCTLRQFRDAMREDS, from the coding sequence ATGCTGAAACTCAACAGAACGCTGATCCTGCTGCTCCTGGCGCTGTGGTTATGCCAGACTTCAGCCATTGCAGGAGACCGGCTTATTTTCACGGTGGTGCTGATCAGGCATGGCGACAGGACCCCTGTCAATGACATCCCCGCGGATCCATGCCCATGGAAGCTCGGCCTGGGAGAGCTCACTCCTCTGGGCATCCACCAGGAGTATCTGCTGGGGAAAGAGCTCCGGGCCCGGTATGTCGATGAGCTCAAGCTCCTGCCCCCCCGCTATGAGCCCAACATGATCCATGCCCTTTCAACGGATCTGAACCGGACTATCATGAGCGCCCAGTCGTTCCTTTGCGGGCTCTATCCCCCCGGTACGGGGCCCCTTCTCGATGACGGGAGCCCGGCCCTCCCCGGCGCTTACCAGCCCGTTCCCGTGAGAACCCTGCCTTCTGACCAGAACACCCTTCTCTTGGGCTACGAGAAAAACAAGGAAAAGGTGAAGCAGATGATGGAATCCCTGGTCTATCCCACCGATGAGTGGAAAAAGATGACCGCCACATGCGCTCACAAGTTCCCACGGTGGAGCGCCCTTTTCGGCGCGCCTGTCACCAGCCTGGAGGATCTCATCAAGCCCGGCGATAACCTTTATATAAGGCTTCTGAAGGGAGTATCCATTCCCCGGGAGCTCACCCAAAGTGATGCCCGTGAGATAGTGAGGCTCTATCAGTGGGCCATGGCCGAGGCATTCAGGCCCGGGGAGATTTGCCGCCTCGTCACGGGGGAGTTTTTCCGGACGCTGACCGCCCATATGGAGAAGGCCGCCGAAGGCACGCAGGGCGCCAGGCTTGTCCTTTACTCCGCCCACGACACCACAATTATGCCCGTGATGAGCGCCCTGGGGACCCCTCTTGACTCTCAGGCGCCTTATGCGTCACATATATGCTTCGAGCTTTACCGCCGCCCTGACGGCCACTATGTCAAAGTGCGCTTCAACGGGAAAGATCTCGTGGTGCGGGGGACAGGCGGAAAGACTCCCTGCACTCTCCGGCAGTTCAGGGATGCCATGCGGGAGGATTCCTGA
- the aspT gene encoding aspartate-alanine antiporter, giving the protein MITLNPVIEFFRSYPQVAIFLALALGYSMGKLKFRGFALGSTTSVLLVAIIMGQMDIEVPGLVKTISFGLFTFGIGYKVGPQFFGALRKGGLNYLWMALIVAAGGLTTAIVLSKILGFDPGTAAGILSGAMTTSACLGTSEGAISHLALPEAQKAVYSSHVAIAYAITYIFGTGGTILFLKLYPRLVGLNVKSEAKKLEQQLAGGSGGDEEGPGFFNWAKQISLRAYLVQNEGACGRKVRELEALFPPMMAVEKIRNGNDIIAPAPDTVVEKGNLIAVAGTPPEFVKLSGIIGPEVFDGKMMEIEGEVMEVCVLNRDVAGKTLGEVGTLKEAHGVFLKKITRQGHRLPIAPGTEVQKCDILELAGKKEDVERAAGFLGYPERPAAATDLIMVGLGCALGTLIGLLSIKLGGIAITLGIGGGVLVAGLICGWLRSLHPTFGQIPAGGLWLMTDLGLNLFIACTGLSAGSSAFEALKSTGLSVFLAGAAVSILPAFAALLFGQFVLKMNPVLLLGSCCGARDITAALLSIQDDAESSTPALGFAAPYAFANVFITVCGSLIINIMARL; this is encoded by the coding sequence GTGATTACGCTGAATCCGGTGATTGAATTCTTTCGGTCCTATCCCCAGGTCGCCATTTTTCTCGCCCTTGCCCTGGGCTATTCCATGGGGAAGCTCAAGTTTCGAGGCTTTGCACTCGGCTCTACGACGAGCGTGCTGCTGGTGGCCATAATCATGGGACAGATGGATATCGAAGTGCCGGGTCTGGTCAAAACCATAAGCTTTGGCCTGTTCACTTTCGGCATAGGCTACAAGGTGGGGCCACAGTTCTTCGGAGCGCTCAGAAAAGGGGGGCTCAATTACCTCTGGATGGCCCTGATTGTAGCGGCAGGAGGGCTCACGACCGCCATTGTGCTGTCAAAGATCCTGGGCTTCGACCCGGGAACCGCCGCGGGTATTCTCTCCGGCGCTATGACCACTTCGGCATGCCTTGGGACCTCCGAGGGCGCAATAAGCCATCTCGCGCTCCCGGAGGCACAGAAAGCTGTTTATTCGAGCCATGTTGCCATTGCTTACGCCATCACTTATATCTTTGGGACGGGCGGTACAATCCTTTTCCTGAAGCTCTACCCCCGCCTGGTAGGCTTGAATGTGAAAAGCGAAGCGAAGAAGCTGGAGCAGCAGCTTGCAGGAGGCAGCGGGGGAGACGAGGAAGGCCCCGGCTTTTTTAACTGGGCAAAGCAGATAAGCCTGCGCGCCTACCTGGTGCAGAACGAGGGAGCATGCGGCAGGAAAGTGAGGGAGCTGGAGGCTCTCTTCCCGCCGATGATGGCTGTTGAGAAGATCAGGAACGGAAATGATATCATCGCCCCCGCGCCGGATACTGTTGTTGAGAAAGGAAACCTTATAGCCGTTGCAGGGACCCCGCCTGAATTCGTCAAGCTTTCCGGCATAATCGGCCCCGAAGTCTTTGACGGGAAAATGATGGAAATTGAAGGGGAAGTGATGGAAGTCTGTGTCCTCAATCGCGATGTAGCCGGGAAGACACTGGGTGAGGTCGGTACATTGAAAGAGGCCCATGGCGTTTTCCTGAAGAAAATTACCCGGCAGGGTCACAGGCTCCCCATTGCTCCCGGCACGGAAGTCCAGAAATGCGACATTCTCGAGCTCGCCGGCAAAAAGGAAGATGTCGAGAGGGCTGCCGGATTCCTTGGTTACCCTGAACGTCCTGCCGCGGCGACCGATCTTATCATGGTGGGCCTGGGCTGCGCGCTTGGGACCCTCATAGGGCTTCTCTCAATAAAGCTGGGAGGGATAGCGATCACTCTCGGCATAGGAGGAGGCGTCCTTGTCGCCGGGCTGATTTGCGGGTGGCTGAGGTCTCTTCATCCTACTTTCGGGCAGATACCTGCGGGGGGGTTGTGGCTCATGACAGACCTGGGCCTCAACCTTTTCATTGCCTGTACCGGTCTTTCAGCAGGCTCCAGCGCCTTCGAGGCCCTTAAATCCACCGGCCTCTCCGTGTTCCTGGCCGGGGCCGCGGTCTCAATTCTGCCTGCTTTCGCCGCCCTGCTTTTCGGGCAGTTCGTTCTGAAGATGAATCCTGTACTGCTCCTGGGCTCATGCTGCGGGGCAAGGGACATCACGGCGGCTCTTCTCAGCATCCAGGATGATGCGGAAAGCTCGACGCCCGCCCTTGGGTTCGCTGCCCCCTATGCATTCGCGAATGTCTTCATCACCGTATGCGGCTCCCTGATAATCAACATAATGGCAAGGCTGTAA
- a CDS encoding M15 family metallopeptidase encodes MDPLAQLRMTDSMAVDFTQFMSGPQRAVGLGSLGMEGVMAQQFSPYGNDMAMFSQDLTDQATAGFMPAYAQQMAPMGLNGGMGMVPGFGGMMASMNPQQQQMQQMMQMMMMMLMTMMQMMQQNGMGAQQGQGNPFQNGFNSPLGMVPQQAMGQQPMMANPYPSQSSAPSSSHAPQYSPQNNHSSPSSSGSHAPQNNVKDPQGDENFMSDDPKVQQAKQKADASGQKVQDLESKVKEDQNQVQQASQKVQQAGQKVQSAQGKVQSAQDKVQQAQQQKAQQSQETGATASPQAPDNGAVEAAQNELKSAQQELNAAKQEEAQAKQEEAKAKSQLQQDQSQLQQAKQTAQQDKEAVKQAQQEASEKLKEEGAKDRPNGLKGIKEEFGAPGKNQVTTKMPAGPDGKMINVTCHEKVADRMKAAFEEIKAKGLSDNIDSFDGCYNYRNKRGGSSLSIHSWGIGFDINAGANPMGSSRQTAGQRELAQVFEKYGFHQLENDPMHFQFATGY; translated from the coding sequence ATGGACCCGCTTGCACAATTAAGAATGACTGATTCGATGGCCGTCGATTTTACGCAGTTCATGTCCGGCCCCCAGAGGGCCGTGGGGCTTGGAAGCCTGGGAATGGAAGGGGTGATGGCGCAGCAGTTCTCTCCCTACGGAAATGATATGGCCATGTTCTCCCAGGACCTCACAGATCAGGCCACCGCCGGCTTCATGCCTGCCTACGCGCAGCAGATGGCTCCCATGGGCCTCAACGGCGGCATGGGCATGGTCCCCGGCTTCGGCGGAATGATGGCCTCCATGAATCCCCAGCAGCAGCAGATGCAGCAGATGATGCAGATGATGATGATGATGCTCATGACAATGATGCAGATGATGCAGCAGAACGGAATGGGAGCGCAGCAGGGCCAGGGTAATCCTTTCCAGAACGGGTTCAACTCACCCCTCGGCATGGTCCCCCAGCAGGCGATGGGCCAGCAGCCCATGATGGCCAATCCTTATCCCTCGCAGAGCAGCGCCCCGTCAAGCAGCCATGCGCCCCAGTATTCACCGCAGAACAATCATTCCTCACCGAGCTCTTCGGGGTCCCACGCTCCGCAGAACAACGTCAAGGACCCCCAGGGCGATGAAAACTTCATGAGCGACGATCCCAAGGTCCAGCAGGCGAAACAGAAGGCCGATGCTTCAGGGCAGAAGGTCCAGGACCTCGAGAGCAAGGTGAAAGAGGATCAGAACCAGGTGCAGCAGGCCTCGCAGAAAGTCCAGCAGGCAGGCCAGAAGGTCCAGTCAGCCCAGGGAAAAGTGCAGAGCGCCCAGGACAAGGTGCAGCAGGCCCAGCAGCAGAAAGCGCAGCAGTCTCAGGAAACCGGAGCAACGGCTTCCCCGCAGGCTCCTGACAACGGCGCAGTGGAAGCTGCCCAGAATGAGCTGAAGTCAGCGCAGCAGGAGCTGAATGCCGCAAAACAGGAAGAGGCACAGGCCAAGCAGGAGGAAGCCAAGGCCAAGTCTCAGCTCCAGCAGGACCAGTCTCAGCTCCAGCAGGCCAAGCAGACTGCCCAGCAGGACAAGGAGGCGGTGAAGCAGGCCCAGCAGGAGGCCTCGGAGAAGCTCAAGGAAGAGGGAGCCAAGGACCGTCCCAACGGCCTCAAAGGGATCAAGGAGGAGTTCGGCGCTCCCGGCAAAAACCAGGTGACCACCAAGATGCCTGCCGGCCCTGACGGGAAGATGATCAACGTCACATGCCACGAAAAAGTCGCTGACCGCATGAAGGCCGCTTTCGAGGAGATCAAGGCCAAGGGCCTTTCAGACAACATAGACTCCTTTGACGGCTGCTATAATTACCGGAACAAGAGGGGTGGCTCATCGCTCTCAATCCACTCGTGGGGGATCGGCTTCGATATCAACGCCGGCGCCAATCCCATGGGGAGCTCCCGCCAGACTGCGGGCCAGCGCGAGCTTGCCCAGGTCTTCGAGAAGTACGGCTTCCACCAGCTGGAGAACGACCCCATGCACTTCCAGTTCGCCACGGGGTACTAA
- a CDS encoding sodium:calcium antiporter — protein sequence MKRWLALILLPLVPLPWIVMRIAGIHLDPVSATLLSGFSIFAAAFLLSWAAEVAQLDIPPSMAIAVLALIAVLPEYAVDMVFAWKAGKDPVYAHYAVANMTGSNRLIIGVAWALVVILFWWKSGKKCVRLESPYLSALVVLLMATVYSFLIPWKRSISIIDGAVLFSFFLVYLYLAMKEKVQEPELEGPPATIAMAPKLWRRVITALIFLYSALAIYVSAEPFAEGLIHIGKTYGIEEFLLVQWLAPLASESPEFIVAAIFALKGSPSASIGTLVSSKVNQWTLLVGLLPVVFCISSARIHPLMLDARQVEEVFLTSAQSLFAVSILMDRRISLFEAGSLFSLFIAQLLLNTTESRHIFSYIYLVLAVLVVFKQLRCGGYKWVPALFRIWRKRAKQSDNCSEC from the coding sequence ATGAAAAGATGGCTTGCCCTCATTCTGCTCCCCCTTGTGCCCCTTCCCTGGATAGTGATGCGTATCGCCGGTATTCATCTCGACCCTGTCTCCGCGACGCTCCTCTCCGGTTTCTCTATCTTTGCCGCCGCCTTTCTGCTTTCATGGGCCGCAGAGGTGGCCCAGCTTGACATCCCCCCCTCTATGGCGATTGCAGTCCTCGCGCTGATCGCCGTGCTGCCTGAATATGCCGTGGACATGGTCTTCGCCTGGAAAGCGGGCAAGGATCCTGTCTATGCCCATTATGCCGTGGCGAACATGACAGGCTCCAACAGGCTCATTATCGGCGTGGCCTGGGCCCTCGTGGTGATCCTTTTCTGGTGGAAGTCGGGGAAGAAGTGCGTGCGCCTTGAGAGCCCCTACCTCTCGGCCCTTGTAGTCCTTCTCATGGCCACCGTGTATTCTTTTTTGATACCCTGGAAGCGCTCCATATCGATCATTGACGGGGCGGTGCTCTTTTCATTCTTCCTTGTCTATCTCTACCTTGCCATGAAGGAGAAAGTGCAGGAGCCCGAGCTGGAAGGCCCCCCTGCCACGATAGCAATGGCGCCCAAGCTGTGGAGGAGAGTCATCACGGCTTTGATTTTTCTCTATTCCGCCCTGGCGATTTACGTGTCAGCGGAGCCTTTTGCCGAGGGCCTCATCCATATAGGCAAGACATATGGCATAGAGGAGTTCCTGCTCGTGCAGTGGCTCGCCCCTCTTGCCTCGGAATCCCCTGAGTTCATCGTGGCGGCCATATTCGCGCTGAAGGGCAGCCCCAGCGCGAGCATCGGGACCCTTGTCTCGTCCAAGGTCAACCAGTGGACCCTTCTCGTAGGCCTGCTGCCTGTCGTCTTCTGCATCTCCTCCGCCAGGATTCACCCCCTTATGCTCGACGCGAGGCAGGTTGAGGAGGTCTTTCTCACTTCCGCCCAGTCGCTCTTTGCCGTCTCCATCCTGATGGACAGGAGAATAAGCCTTTTCGAGGCAGGATCGCTCTTTTCGCTCTTCATCGCCCAGCTTCTCCTCAACACTACTGAGTCACGGCACATCTTCTCTTACATATATCTGGTGCTGGCGGTGCTGGTGGTCTTCAAGCAGCTCCGCTGCGGCGGGTACAAATGGGTCCCCGCGCTGTTCCGGATATGGAGGAAAAGAGCAAAACAGTCAGACAACTGCTCTGAATGCTGA